One genomic segment of Tiliqua scincoides isolate rTilSci1 chromosome 6, rTilSci1.hap2, whole genome shotgun sequence includes these proteins:
- the TEX52 gene encoding testis-expressed protein 52 — protein sequence MSTWKERHFLCQDKYIPWPGFSPRPYHRFVAERPPHTDAKIQVCQKLRCPVEESARWHVWGYHTWLDVGRLPPLYRLRPDVAFDSNTWRWITAPRKDSLAEPPVPPPSYLDGNTYLKFIEGDALFVDQRSKKRAVARTQKELKWCEQLRLRSECRAPPVDPKGNIRPPKGFKRYPLLLSGKTAPSRSVTLQPVSPSPRDCWNYPCPSLQPHYQEAADHFVLRNSTPIYNEVVEKYQQLSLSGSKIRLPTPVN from the exons ATGTCCACGTGGAAGGAGAGACACTTTTTGTGTCAGGACAAATACATTCCATGGCCAGGTTTTTCTCCAAGGCCCTATCACAGATTTGTGGCTGAAAGGCCACCGCACACAGATGCCAAGATCCAGGTATGCCAGAAACTGCGCTGTCCAGTGGAAGAGAGTGCCCGCTGGCATGTCTGGGGTTACCACACATGGCTGGATGTGGGGAGGCTGCCACCACTCTATCGCTTGAGACCCGACGTGGCTTTCGACAGCAACACCTGGCGATGGATCACTGCTCCCAGGAAAGACTCTCTGGCAGAGCCCCCAGTGCCGCCTCCTTCCTACTTGGACGGCAACACCTACCTGAAGTTCATTGAAGGGGACGCCTTATTTGTGGACCAGAGATCCAAGAAGAGAGCCGTGGCCCGAACTCAGAAGGAACTGAAGTGGTGCGAGCAGCTCAGATTGAGGAGCGAGTGCCGAGCTCCTCCCGTGGACCCCAAGGGGAACATTCGTCCTCCGAAGGGATTCAAGCG ATACCCGCTCCTGCTTTCAGGGAAAACTGCGCCATCACGCAGTGTCACGCTGCAGCCTGTCTCCCCTTCTCCAAGAGACTGCTGGAACTACCCTTGCCCAAGCCTCCAGCCACATTATCAGGAGGCAGCGGACCACTTTGTCCTGAGAAACAGCACTCCGATCTACAACGAAGTGGTGGAGAAATATCAGCAACTGTCCCTTTCTGGGAGCAAAATAAGGCTACCGACACCTGTGAACTGA